One Tachysurus vachellii isolate PV-2020 chromosome 14, HZAU_Pvac_v1, whole genome shotgun sequence genomic window, CACCTCGCTGCTTGTAGCCATTGTCCTCCCATTCGTTCCTATGTTCTGAGAGGCTGTGGGGTTGGTGGTAGCTCTTGGGGAAGGTTTGGTAATCTAATTGTTGAGGTGGgggaggtggtggaggaggtggtggtggaggtggaggaggtggtggtggtggtggagggggGTGAGAGAAAGATGTAGACCAGGAGGCCTGAGCCTGAGGTCTGGTGGTTGAAGGGGGTGGCCGTCTACGACTAATGGAAGCAGGAGTTACTCTGGGAGCATGAGGAGAAGGTGGCCGCTGTGGAGCTGGATGTGAAGGTGGGGGAGGATAAGAGGGAGCAAGTGATGGCCTAGGGGATGGAGAAGGGTGGACAGATTTCTGATAGAAGTGGGGTGAAGGTGGAGGAAGAGGTAAAGGTGGTGGGGGATAATTGGCTGTGGGTGGAGTAGGGGCCAGTTTTTTCAGAGGCTGCCTTAGACTCTGGTCCACCTCGTCTAGGTTGATGTCATCAAGGTCAGTAGTGGCAAGCTGAAAACCTCCTGGAAATCTTTTCACCGTAGACACTGGAGATCGAGATGGACTCAGCTGTACAAAACAACTCATCTGGTTAAAAATCATAACTTCTCCACCTCACAACAAGCACCTCAAACCCAAAACAAGCTACTGCTAAATTCACAATAACTGCAGACAaccacacaaaataaacacacagctcGACACATGCTCTGCAAATCTTCACCCAGTCTGCACTTTTACCTCAGGAGAGTCATTCTCCACCGAGGAAATCTGCTCCAATCTAGTCTGGCAGAGCCTCTCCACCCAGTACTGCACTTTCTCTGATTCCTCCAGATCCTCCCGCTCGGTCTCTGTTACCTGCCCACACCAGCACATGCTGATCCACAGAAACACCTTAAAGACCTTAAACAGATAATTCTACTGGCTTCCCTTTGTGtgataaatgctgttttttaaatattacagtttCCACAAGCCCCAGGGACATATATCAAGGataataatcagaatcagaatcagaattaagTTTATTGGCCAAGAGCTGACACACAAAAGGAATTTGGCtccagctgtaaaaaaaaaaattaactcacTCTAAGAAAATACATTCTAATTGCACTTGAATGAAAATTGTACCTCTTGCAAGAGTCGATTAattttcatctgtttctctcgttcaagtatttcttctttttccttggCCAATTTCAGCTCAAACTCcatctctttcttgctctttttctctgttgtaAGTGTGTCTGTCTTGGaaatcttctttttcttcttctttgtctcttttcctttctgaatatttataataattgtttttttctgtattacaTGGAAGTTTGTTTTTATGCACACCACACAAAAAACCACCCATATGCTGTCATTCAAACACAACAGATACTATACAGACACGCTGACTTCATGTTACTGTTCCCAAAATTAGACTCATTTCTGAAGTTTCAGGGACTGTATCACAAACACTGCTCTTAATTCAAACGCACAAAGTACCTTTCTGAGTGTAGGAAACTTTCCTTCATAGCGGTAAAACCAGTTGCGAGCTATTGGATCAAGATTAAAAAGgattaaacaggaagtgacatgtTCAGACAAAAACAGTTTCAATTCACCAGCTTCCAAAATGACCCAACCAACCAAAATAAAGTGTAAGGGCTTGCATCCTCTTATGTGCCGTGATGCAGAATTGGAAAAGAAAGTAGGAAGGAGTTGTCAAAGGAAAACCTTTACATGCAGAGATTGATACGACACATTTCCCTTCGAGAACAGTTCAGCTGCACTCACTTCTctgtcctctttttcttcttcttcatcactgTCAGCTTCTGCAACTGTATAGGTCAAGTTCACGTAACAgcagagacagatagaaagagtcaaaagaagaaaagagaaagaaattgcATTCCTGAAAACTGAATGCACATTCATTCTTGTAAGTAAAAAAGGTAAGGTATTAAGTAAGTAGATGTCTAGATGACATGTGCTGTAAGCATATTATCATCAATGAAGAACAGGAAGGTTTTAGCGAGATTTCACTCTCCACATTCATGCATAGTAACACAGGTATAAGTATGCTGCAGCGTATCAGTTCTGTGGTCGTACCTGAGCTCCTAGGTTTCGATGGAGGTGGAGAACGCGATGGAGGTGAAGGAGGAACAGGAGATGGACTTTTAGACCTCTCTCTGGAACCCCAGTCTTCCTCCCATTGCCTATTCTGCTTTCTCTCTTCAGCCTCTATCctgaaacacatacagtacacatgaaACAAGGGCTAGAATCAGCCACTCTGTCTGCAGCTAATGCTTAGCTGATTTACTTTTCCATCTCCTTTCTGTatctttcctcttcctctgcagCCTTCTGTTCAATCTCCATCTTTCTCCTGcaaatgaaaaaacaacaacagaaatgaTCACCAACCAACTGTCTGTCAAAAATGAAACATGTGCAAATGAAATGCACATGTCAATGTTCTAAAGCCACAGATGGGTGCTGAATTATTTATACCTGCATGTATTatctattaaaaatgaaatcctGTGATTATTCTGAAGAATACATCCCTGAAGAATACAGTCTATATGTACTACAATCTTATAGTCTATTAGAAAAACTAGATACACAAATCACAAATTAGACAAATCCATTTTTGTCATATAAGGCAAAGTTCTGGCATCAGACTGACATTCGCTCTTTTTCCTGTTGCTCTTTAATGATTTTGTTGGTCTCCACTGCCACTTTCTTCTGTTGCATGAGCTCCTGCCGCTCAATCTCTCGCCGAGCTTCTACTGCCAGTTTCTCCTCATCTGTCATGAACAACTCTCTACCCTGAAATAAATCCATATAAAGAAACGAATCAGGGATAgcacaaacatgtacatgtatACAAAGACACTGATTATAAACCTTCTCTTTAAATCTACcataactgtaaatatttttactgtAAATCAGACCTAAACTTTAAATGAACTGACATTAGCGTTTGATTAACATAAATCaataaagtgaaagaaaagaaaaaagtccacCTGAAACTCATTAAATATgtctatattaaaatatttgtggggggcacggtggcttagtggttagcacgttcgcctcacacctccagggttgggggttcgattcccacctccgccttgtgtgtgtggagtttgcatgttctccccgtgcctcgggggtttcctccgggtactccggtttccttccccggtccaaagacatgcatggtaggttgattggcatctctggaaaaattgtccgtagtgtgtgagtgcgtgagtgaatgagagtgtgtgtgccctgagatgggttggcactccgtccagggtgtatcctgccttgatgcccgatgacgcctgagataggcacaggctccccgtgacccgaggtagatcggataagcggtagaaaatgagtgagtgagtgagtaaaatatTTGTGAACTGATTCTGGTGCCAATTTATTAGATTAATTTGTTGGATGGTGCTTTATTTAAGTTAGATGTGTACCAAGCTGACATCACAGGGCACCGGTGTAGTACACTTGGAAGTTCTGTAAACAATAATTATCTTTTGTAAaatacatatcacacacacaaaaatcaaacaatcAGCCATCTAATCAGCCGATAGAATCAC contains:
- the ush1c gene encoding harmonin isoform X5; this encodes MEFELKLAKEKEEILEREKQMKINRLLQEVTETEREDLEESEKVQYWVERLCQTRLEQISSVENDSPELSPSRSPVSTVKRFPGGFQLATTDLDDINLDEVDQSLRQPLKKLAPTPPTANYPPPPLPLPPPSPHFYQKSVHPSPSPRPSLAPSYPPPPSHPAPQRPPSPHAPRVTPASISRRRPPPSTTRPQAQASWSTSFSHPPPPPPPPPPPPPPPPPPPPPPQQLDYQTFPKSYHQPHSLSEHRNEWEDNGYKQRGGGYHRNGSNEPSFHGSAQVMRNTSNVSRISTSSSPLQIAPSPPNQRRQVNPVMSKPVMLPQSKTSYRHVIRPEPTGFQKYVDDFDPYSMFTPEQIEGKDVRLLRIKKEGPLDLVVEGGIDSPLGKLVVSAIYEGGSADKHGGVVAGDEIMAVNGKILTDVTLTEGQNSLARAWNSGGDWIDLVIAVSPPKEYEDEVTFF